The nucleotide window GCACCACGAAAATGACGAGCAGGATTCCACACGTGATGAAGACTACAGGTGTTTCGGGATTATAGATCTTGAGCCCTTCTATGGCCGACATTACGGTGAGCGAAGGTGTCATTACACTGTCGGCCACAAGTGTGGCACCGCCTATAATGGCAATGAGGTACAACCAGCGCTTCCGGAATTTTTTAACAAGAGAATAGAGCGCCAGGATTCCTCCTTCACCCTTATTATCTGCTCTTAGTGCAATAATCACATATTTCAGCGTTGTCTGCAGTGTGAGGGTCCAGATGATGCAGGACAGTGCGCCTTCTATGTATTCATCCAAAGGAAGCGTGGCCGAATCCTCGCGCGCACCCACTATGGCTTTCATCACATACAGCGGAGATGTTCCGATATCGCCAAAAACGATACCCAGAGAAACCAAAACTCCCATAAATGAGAGTTTCTTAAGATCAAAATGATGACCACCGTTTAATGCATCCATTTCAAAAAAAATATCGGCAAAGGTATTCTATTTAACCGCCTGTTTTCATGACTATTTATAAATGAAAAAACTCCCTTTCGAGAGTTTTTATCTATTTTATGCCTTGATGTACATGGCTTTCTTAATTTCGGCTTTCACGGTTTCCAGTTTGGGGAACCATTCTGCAAAAAGTGCGGAAGAATAAGGGGCCGGTGCATCCGGAGTTGTTATTCTCTTGATGGGTGCATCCAGATAATCAAATGCTTTCTGTTGTACCATATAAGTAATCTCAGTAGCTACGGAACCAAATGGCCACGCTTCTTCCAAAATTACAAGACGGTTGGTTTTTTTCACAGAGTTCAGGACTGTGTCATAATCCAGCGGACGAACCGTTCTAAGATCAATTACTTCAACTGAAATACCTTCTTTTTCCATGTCCTCGGCCGCCTGCATGGCCAGTTTCATAATTTTTCCAAACGACACAAGTGTGACATCACTGCCTTCTCTCTTAATATCGGCTTTTCCTATAGGCAGATAATATTCCTCCTCAGGAATTTCCATTTTGTCGCCATACATCTGCTCGGACTCCATGAAGATTACAGGATCATTGTCCTGAATAGCAGATTTCAGAAGGCCTTTTGCGTCGTAAGGGTTGGACGGTACCACTACCTTAAGTCCGGGACAGTTGGCATACCACGACTCAAAAGCCTGGCTGTGCGTAGCTCCAAGCTGGCCGGCCGAGGCCGTAGGTCCGCGGAAGACGATAGGACAGTTCCACTGGCCACCACTCATCTGGCGTATCTTGGCTGCATTATTAATAATCTGATCAATACCTACCATGGCAAAGTTGAAGGTCATGTATTCCACGATGGGGCGGTTACCGTTCATTGCGGCACCAACTGCAATACCTGTAAAACCGAGTTCTGCAATTGGAGTATCAATTACCCTTTTAGCACCAAATTCATCAAGCATACCTTTGGAAGCCTTATAAGCTCCGTTGTATTCTGCCACCTCTTCACCCATCAAAAAAATGGATTCGTCTTTACGCATTTCCTCGCTCATTGCCTGCGCAATCACTTCGCGGAAAGTATATTCTGCCATAGTTGCTTTAATTTATTAGAGCACAAAATTACTGATTTTTTATTGAATCCTTAAACAAAAAAACAGGGCACGGGCCCTGTATGATTATTATATCGCAATAAGTGATCAGTTTACTTTATGCCATGTCTGGGTTCTGCCAATAAGTGAAAAACCTACGTAGCCGCGCACATTCAGCTTATCGCCTTCCCTTTTAATGGTACATTTATAAGTCTTGCCACTTTTGGGATCCGTAATGGTTCCACCTGTAAATTCATTGCCGTCCTTATTCAGTCCGCGGATGATTTCGAGGCCAATTAGAGGTTTGTTCTTACGGTCGTCGGTACATTTCACACAGGTATTATTTTCGGGCTTGGCCAACAGCTGCACGATCTTACCTACGTACTGGCCTTTTGAATTCTTTGTAATCTCGACAATGGACTTGGCCTTGCCGGTTTCATCGTCTATGGTTTTCCATTTACCTTCAATCTGTGCAAAAGAAAGGACACCCACGAATAGGGCGGCGAAAGCGAGAGCAAACTTTTTCATATTCTATAAGTATTTTTTGTATTGAGTTATCTTTTGATAAAAATAATCAAAAAATGTTAAGCTCCAACTTTTTTATTATTCTGTTCATATAAAAACCTTAGTTCAGCTTCCGGTTTATCACACGGTCCATATAATCCTGATACCAGGCCTTCACCAAAAGTTCACCGGCGGCAGTCTTACTGTTAGTTACCGTACCCTTCAGGTTGTGCTCAAGATTAAGGTCAGTAACATCGTAAATTCCCTCCACTTCCCTGCCGTTAAACCTGTAGATATAGTCATTGGTCATAATCTGGTTGTTCACCGCATCGGAATTTACGATAAAGGGTTCGAACCGCTGCTCCGATACAAGGCTCCTGCCCCAGCTCCGGATTTTTCTGTTATATCCTATTAGATCGGCCAGTGTTGGGTAAATATCCATCTGTTGTGCCAGCTCCATATTAACTCCTTTCAGCCTATATTCCGGATTGGGTGAGTAAAACAGGATAGGTACAGCAAAACGGTTCATCATTTTTTCGTACTCGGGATAATGAACTTTATTGGGATGGTCGCCGGTTATGACGAAGATGGTATTCTTAAACCAGGGCTTGTTTTTTACTGTATCGAAATATTTCCGGATCGCCATGTCCGTATACTGCATCGGGATGTGCATCTCTACGGAGCCGGGGCGGAACTTATCCTTATATTTTTCGGGAACAGTGAAAGGATGATGTGATGAAGCCGTGAACACTGTTGACATAAACGGCTGCGTCCTGCCTGTGTTATTGGCAAAATACTGTAGAAAGGGCTCGTCCCAGATCGCCCACATACCGTCAAAGTCCGCGTCGTTATTGTATTCGTTCTTGCCGAAATAATCCTTAAAACCCAATATACCGGCAAAACCCTGGAAACCCATGGAGCCATTGGGAGCACCGTGATAGAAAGAGGTATTATAACCCAGTTCGTTGCACACAGAAACGATGCTCTGGATTTTCTGGTTGGAATATGGGGAGCTCGTAAATGCATCTGTAAGACTTGGAATACCGGCGAGTATACTGCTCATCCCATGAATAGACTGACGCCCGTTTGCATAGGAATTCGGAAAAATAAGACTTCCGGCGGCCAGGCTGTCTATAAAGGGTGTATATGAAACAAAGTCACTGATATTTTTATGCCTGTTAAAGGCGCCGGAATATTCCCTACCGAAAGACTCTACAATCAGTATCACGATATTAGGACGGTTGGTTACCTGCCGTGAATATTGCTTATAGGGATGAACATTTTGCTGAATAAAATCGTCATCAACAAACTTGACAACTTCGAAGTTATTGCTGCCCAGTGTCCGGAAGAACGAAAAAACACTGTTTAGCACGAGATTGGCCTGAACAGGATTTTTTACATGCCTGTTCGCATCTACCAGATTGATAGGGCGCGTGGAATGCCGGAAGTCGCCCCGAATACCACCCACTGCCAAAACCGCTGTGAGACATAATACGATAACGGACAGCAGGAAATAAGGAATCAGCTTCACAGGTTTGCGCACAGCGATCCTGACTTTACGGTACAGCCAAACCCAAAGTGCCATCAGTAATGCAAATAATACAAGTACAAAAGGATTCTGAAGTACAGAGACAAAAAACACCTTCATCAGGTTGGTCTCATGCTGCGCCACATGCATGGCCGCGGTGGTTAGCCTTGCCTGACTGAAACGGTAATAAATAAAATCGCCGAAATTCATTCCGTAAGCAATTCCATTGGTAATAAAATATACCCAGAACAGCATTTTCTGATAGTAAACTTTGGTATTAATTACCAGCGGAAAAAGGCTCAGCAGGATAAACAGTGCATTTACGTACAGAATAGCTGTGGTATCGAAAGCAAAACCTCGGTAAGCAATATTAAGATAATCATAAAAACTGTCTACTTTAATAAGATCCTTGTTATAAAACCAGAAAAGCACGCGTGCCACCTGATAAAAGAAATACACGAGCAGCAGCCTGTAAGCCAGTACCAGCACTTCCCCGGACCTGAATTCCCTGAAAAATTTCATAGCGGCAAATTTACATTAAATTAACATTCAAGACAGACTGCAAATCGCGGGGAAAAAGAACGCAACCGGATAAAAAGCTTATTTTTGCGGATATGAGTTTTCTAAGAACAAACCTGGCTAACATATTTACGCTTGGGAATCTTTTTTCGGGTTCCATAGGAGTAATCCAGTTGCTGGAAGGTAATTACGGTAATGCGGCGGTCTGCATCATCATCAGCCTTTTACTTGATTTTTTCGACGGCTTCATTGCCAGGCTCACGAAGACGGCCTCCAATTTGGGTGGCCAGCTGGACAGCCTTGCGGATATGGTGAGCTTCGGGTTCCTCCCGGGTGTGGTGATGTACAAAGCACTGGAATCTTTTGGCTACGATTTTATGGGGCTGATGCTGCCGTTTGAAATTAAGTATCTGGCTTTCTTCATCACTGTCTTCTCCTGCCTGCGCCTGGCTATTTTCAATATTGATGATGAGCAGAAATATTATTTCAAAGGACTTAACACACCCTCCAACACGGTACTGATCCTGGGACTTTATTATGCCAATATGGAAAATGGCAGTTTCAGTTTTCTTTTTGAAAACCCAATGCTGCTTCTGCTCCTCACCGCACTTTCATCGTGGCTGCTTGTGAGTCCGCTGAAGATGATTGCCATGAAGTTTAAATCGATGAAACCGGCAGACAATTATCCCAAGATCGCATTACTCATTGGGGGGATTCTGCTGCTTGCGGTATTTGGAACCGTGGGTATTCCGCTGGCGGTAGTATATTATATGGTGATATCCCTTATATTTCAGAAACAGCTTAGATAAACTCAAACTCCCTGACAATGAATTTAAAACTATATAAACCGCTCTGTATCTTTGATCTGGAAACTACAGGAACCAATGTAGCGAAAGACCGGATTGTAGAGATCAGCATACTGAAAGTTTATCCCGATGCTTCACGCGAAAGCCGGACATGGCTCGTGAATCCGGGTATGTACATTCCGAAAGAATCTACAGCCGTACATGGAATCAGCGATGAAGATGTAAAGGATTCGCCGAAATTTGAGGAAATTTCCGCAAAAGTAATGGAAATGATAACGGGTTGCGACCTGGGCGGGTTTAATTCCAACAGGTTTGACGTTCCGCTGCTGGCGGAAGAACTGTTGAGGGCAGGAATTGATTTTGACCTGAATAAATTCAAGCTGGTGGACGCCCAAACCATCTTTCACAAAATGGAACCCAGAAACCTTACAGCAGCCTATAAGTTTTACTGCCGCAAGGAACTTACCAACGCACACTCGGCGGAGGCTGATGTACTTGCAACCTTTGAGGTACTGGACGCACAGGTAGCACATTATGAGGAACTGCCGAATGAAATTGCCGGACTCAGTGAGTTTTCACATCATTCGAGGTTTGCAGACCTGGCCGGCTTCATTGCATTTGATGACGATGCGAAAGAAATTTTCACCTTCGGGAAGTACAAAGGTCAGCGGGTGAAAGATGTTTTCCAGAAAGACCTGGGCTATTACGGCTGGATACAGAATGCCGACTTCCCGCTGTACACCAAAAAAGTACTGACCGGCATCCAACTCCGAAGCAAATTCTAGAAGTATGCCTTCACTGGTTAAATTCAAATTTTACAGCAACAGCATAGAAGCCAACCGCGACAAACAGATCCTGGCCAGTCATGGTATTGAAAGTTTCATTGCCAATGAGCAGACCATTCAGTCCGACTGGCTTCTCTCCCAGGCGCTGGGCGGTATACAGCTGCAGGTTTTTGAAGACGAGCGCGAAAAGGCCGCTGAGGTTCTTGAGAACTTTCTGGAGGATGAAGCAACCCGTCTTGAAGTGGAACACACCATTCCTGATCCCGAATTTGACCTTATTTGCCCCAAGTGCGGCTCCAACCACCTGTACCGCGACGAAACGCCCGGGGGACTTTTCGGAATTTCGCTGCTCTTCCTGGGACTGCCACTAAAAGCCAAAAGCAATATCTATCACTGCTACTACTGTGATCATGAATTCAAAGCTTAAAATTTACCGAACCTTATGAAAATCATTTGTATAGGCCGCAATTATGCAGAGCACGCAAAAGAATTGGGCAATGATGTACCCGAAAGTCCTGTTATTTTTATAAAACCCGATTCGGCGGTGCTGAAAAAAGGACTGGATTTCTATATCCCGGAGTTTTCTGATGATGTACACTATGAACTGGAGGTCGTACTGAAGATCTCAAAAGTGGGTAAGTATATACAGAAGGAAAGAGCCGGCGATTATTTTAACGAGATTGGACTGGGCATTGATTTTACCGCCCGCGACCTGCAGAGTGAACTGAAAGCAAAAGGCCTGCCCTGGGAACTGGCCAAAGGTTTCGACGGTGCTGCAGCTATTTCCAACTTCTATCCGAAAGGTGATTTTGACCTTAAAAACCTGAACTTCTCACTAAACAAAAATAAAACTGAGGTACAGTCCGGCAACACATCCATGATGCTGTTTTCACCGGAAGAAATCATCGCCTTCGTCTCCAAGTATTTTACACTGAAAAAGGGTGATCTGATTTTTACCGGAACCCCCAAAGGAGTGGGAAAAGTGGCAGAAAATGACATTCTGGAAGCGTTCTTGGAAGGAAATCGGGTCATCGATCTAAGAATTCAGTAAAACCAGAGACTTTTCTGCGAAAATTTCTTAACTTTAAGGAACAAATTTCAGCATTATGGTTAATATTGTTTTACCGATCGATTTCACAGAAACAGCCGATGTTCTTATTGCTGGTGCCGTAAAGTTTGCGAAGGAAAACCGCGGAAAAATTTTCCTGATACATGTAGCGCCGTCTGATATTGGTTTTGCCATAGGTGATATGGGCTTCCAGTATTTTCCTGAGGTGGAGCAGAATGAAATCAATGAAGAACTGAAACAGCTGGACCGCATGCAGCAGCTGATCATTTCTCAGGGTGTGGAATGCGAACACCTGCTTCGCCAGGGAATTGCAAGAGATATTATC belongs to Chryseobacterium sp. and includes:
- a CDS encoding pyruvate dehydrogenase complex E1 component subunit beta, whose amino-acid sequence is MAEYTFREVIAQAMSEEMRKDESIFLMGEEVAEYNGAYKASKGMLDEFGAKRVIDTPIAELGFTGIAVGAAMNGNRPIVEYMTFNFAMVGIDQIINNAAKIRQMSGGQWNCPIVFRGPTASAGQLGATHSQAFESWYANCPGLKVVVPSNPYDAKGLLKSAIQDNDPVIFMESEQMYGDKMEIPEEEYYLPIGKADIKREGSDVTLVSFGKIMKLAMQAAEDMEKEGISVEVIDLRTVRPLDYDTVLNSVKKTNRLVILEEAWPFGSVATEITYMVQQKAFDYLDAPIKRITTPDAPAPYSSALFAEWFPKLETVKAEIKKAMYIKA
- a CDS encoding DUF2147 domain-containing protein yields the protein MKKFALAFAALFVGVLSFAQIEGKWKTIDDETGKAKSIVEITKNSKGQYVGKIVQLLAKPENNTCVKCTDDRKNKPLIGLEIIRGLNKDGNEFTGGTITDPKSGKTYKCTIKREGDKLNVRGYVGFSLIGRTQTWHKVN
- a CDS encoding LTA synthase family protein is translated as MKFFREFRSGEVLVLAYRLLLVYFFYQVARVLFWFYNKDLIKVDSFYDYLNIAYRGFAFDTTAILYVNALFILLSLFPLVINTKVYYQKMLFWVYFITNGIAYGMNFGDFIYYRFSQARLTTAAMHVAQHETNLMKVFFVSVLQNPFVLVLFALLMALWVWLYRKVRIAVRKPVKLIPYFLLSVIVLCLTAVLAVGGIRGDFRHSTRPINLVDANRHVKNPVQANLVLNSVFSFFRTLGSNNFEVVKFVDDDFIQQNVHPYKQYSRQVTNRPNIVILIVESFGREYSGAFNRHKNISDFVSYTPFIDSLAAGSLIFPNSYANGRQSIHGMSSILAGIPSLTDAFTSSPYSNQKIQSIVSVCNELGYNTSFYHGAPNGSMGFQGFAGILGFKDYFGKNEYNNDADFDGMWAIWDEPFLQYFANNTGRTQPFMSTVFTASSHHPFTVPEKYKDKFRPGSVEMHIPMQYTDMAIRKYFDTVKNKPWFKNTIFVITGDHPNKVHYPEYEKMMNRFAVPILFYSPNPEYRLKGVNMELAQQMDIYPTLADLIGYNRKIRSWGRSLVSEQRFEPFIVNSDAVNNQIMTNDYIYRFNGREVEGIYDVTDLNLEHNLKGTVTNSKTAAGELLVKAWYQDYMDRVINRKLN
- a CDS encoding CDP-alcohol phosphatidyltransferase family protein, with translation MSFLRTNLANIFTLGNLFSGSIGVIQLLEGNYGNAAVCIIISLLLDFFDGFIARLTKTASNLGGQLDSLADMVSFGFLPGVVMYKALESFGYDFMGLMLPFEIKYLAFFITVFSCLRLAIFNIDDEQKYYFKGLNTPSNTVLILGLYYANMENGSFSFLFENPMLLLLLTALSSWLLVSPLKMIAMKFKSMKPADNYPKIALLIGGILLLAVFGTVGIPLAVVYYMVISLIFQKQLR
- a CDS encoding 3'-5' exonuclease, whose product is MNLKLYKPLCIFDLETTGTNVAKDRIVEISILKVYPDASRESRTWLVNPGMYIPKESTAVHGISDEDVKDSPKFEEISAKVMEMITGCDLGGFNSNRFDVPLLAEELLRAGIDFDLNKFKLVDAQTIFHKMEPRNLTAAYKFYCRKELTNAHSAEADVLATFEVLDAQVAHYEELPNEIAGLSEFSHHSRFADLAGFIAFDDDAKEIFTFGKYKGQRVKDVFQKDLGYYGWIQNADFPLYTKKVLTGIQLRSKF
- a CDS encoding putative signal transducing protein, producing MPSLVKFKFYSNSIEANRDKQILASHGIESFIANEQTIQSDWLLSQALGGIQLQVFEDEREKAAEVLENFLEDEATRLEVEHTIPDPEFDLICPKCGSNHLYRDETPGGLFGISLLFLGLPLKAKSNIYHCYYCDHEFKA
- a CDS encoding fumarylacetoacetate hydrolase family protein: MKIICIGRNYAEHAKELGNDVPESPVIFIKPDSAVLKKGLDFYIPEFSDDVHYELEVVLKISKVGKYIQKERAGDYFNEIGLGIDFTARDLQSELKAKGLPWELAKGFDGAAAISNFYPKGDFDLKNLNFSLNKNKTEVQSGNTSMMLFSPEEIIAFVSKYFTLKKGDLIFTGTPKGVGKVAENDILEAFLEGNRVIDLRIQ
- a CDS encoding universal stress protein, with protein sequence MVNIVLPIDFTETADVLIAGAVKFAKENRGKIFLIHVAPSDIGFAIGDMGFQYFPEVEQNEINEELKQLDRMQQLIISQGVECEHLLRQGIARDIILEYAEEKDASYIVMGSHGRSGIYDVFVGSLTKDLTKSSPIPVLVIPCHK